A genome region from Bradyrhizobium commune includes the following:
- a CDS encoding MFS transporter — protein sequence MRHEMANPASATAVPAEAVGLTKRHAFLVLLCTSAPSFMLQLDANIVSVSLPAIARSLDASFAGIEWVITAYMLSFASLLLPAGALADRFGRKAMLIIGLSVFTVASLLCGSAPNLPVLVAARALQGAGAAMQLSSALATLSHAFQGEARARAFSFWGAVVGIGIACGPIVGGLITQLFGWEWAFYVNLPIGAALIALIVKVVDSSRDPDAVRLDLPGVACFASALFLTTLALIEGNHRGWTDRWILAELGGALVLSALFVAVELRQARPMLDLSYFRRPTYLGANLAQLSFSAGMLTMLTFIPIFLQSGLGHAPALAGSMMLPMVVPLFIVPRIVSRHLAHRLSGRALLSLGLFVVCLGLFWFAAVVRELAYGQMIGGMLLTGTGAGLLNGETTKVGMTVIPRERSGMASGISGTVRFSGLVIGIAALGAVLYGRAAASVGRGLPDASATDRLRLVQEITAGHLAGAPVAGHDAAAIEALSVASFANGYQALFLAGAFFMLVSTILTWRLVSAAETPPVSTPTELRPRHAPG from the coding sequence ATGCGGCATGAGATGGCGAACCCGGCGTCTGCGACCGCAGTTCCGGCCGAAGCCGTCGGGCTGACGAAGCGTCATGCCTTCCTGGTGCTGCTCTGCACGTCCGCACCGTCGTTCATGCTCCAGCTCGATGCGAACATCGTCTCGGTCTCGCTGCCGGCCATCGCGCGTTCGCTGGACGCAAGCTTCGCCGGAATCGAATGGGTGATCACGGCCTACATGCTGAGCTTTGCGTCATTGTTGCTGCCGGCGGGCGCGCTGGCCGATCGTTTCGGCCGTAAGGCGATGCTGATCATCGGGCTCTCGGTCTTCACCGTGGCCTCTCTGCTGTGCGGCTCGGCGCCGAATCTCCCGGTGCTCGTAGCGGCGCGGGCCCTGCAAGGCGCCGGCGCGGCCATGCAGCTTTCCTCCGCACTGGCAACGCTCTCCCACGCCTTCCAGGGCGAGGCGCGCGCGAGGGCCTTCTCGTTCTGGGGCGCAGTGGTCGGCATCGGCATCGCCTGCGGACCGATCGTCGGTGGCCTCATCACGCAGCTCTTTGGCTGGGAGTGGGCTTTCTACGTCAACCTGCCGATCGGTGCTGCCCTGATTGCCCTGATCGTGAAGGTCGTCGATTCCTCAAGAGATCCTGACGCCGTGAGGCTCGACTTGCCCGGCGTGGCCTGCTTTGCCAGCGCCCTGTTTCTGACGACGCTCGCGCTGATCGAGGGCAACCATCGCGGCTGGACCGATCGCTGGATTCTCGCCGAGCTGGGAGGCGCGCTAGTCCTCTCTGCACTGTTTGTCGCGGTCGAACTCCGGCAGGCACGCCCCATGCTCGATCTGTCCTATTTTCGCAGGCCGACTTATCTCGGCGCCAATTTGGCGCAGCTGTCGTTCTCGGCCGGGATGCTGACCATGTTGACCTTCATTCCGATCTTCCTGCAGAGCGGTCTCGGCCACGCCCCGGCACTGGCCGGGTCAATGATGCTGCCGATGGTGGTGCCGCTCTTCATCGTGCCGCGGATCGTTTCCAGGCATCTGGCCCACCGGCTGTCGGGCCGCGCGCTGCTGAGCCTCGGCTTGTTTGTCGTCTGTCTCGGTCTGTTCTGGTTCGCAGCCGTAGTGCGCGAGCTTGCCTACGGTCAGATGATCGGCGGCATGCTTCTGACCGGCACAGGCGCGGGCCTGCTCAACGGGGAGACCACCAAAGTCGGAATGACCGTGATCCCAAGGGAACGTTCGGGCATGGCGTCCGGCATTTCCGGAACAGTACGGTTTTCCGGTCTGGTGATCGGCATCGCAGCCCTTGGCGCGGTGCTATATGGTCGCGCAGCGGCCTCGGTGGGTCGAGGGTTGCCCGACGCATCCGCAACCGATCGCTTGCGGCTGGTCCAGGAGATCACCGCCGGCCACCTTGCCGGGGCACCAGTGGCTGGTCACGATGCGGCGGCCATCGAAGCCCTCTCCGTCGCCAGCTTCGCTAACGGCTACCAGGCGCTGTTCCTCGCTGGCGCGTTTTTCATGTTGGTCTCGACCATCCTCACTTGGCGGCTGGTCAGCGCGGCGGAGACGCCACCCGTATCGACACCGACCGAGCTGCGGCCCCGACATGCGCCTGGATGA
- a CDS encoding tautomerase family protein: MPLVRIDLRKGKSATYRQAIGRVVYEAMIGVGVPANDRFQVITEHEADNFLFDSTYLGIERTEDLVIIQITWNEGRTVEQKKALYKAIAAGLASMPGVRPQDVFVNLVEVKKENWSFGNGVAQYAA; the protein is encoded by the coding sequence ATGCCGCTTGTTCGCATCGACCTTCGGAAGGGCAAGAGCGCCACCTATCGGCAAGCGATCGGCCGCGTCGTCTATGAGGCCATGATTGGCGTCGGCGTGCCTGCGAACGACCGGTTTCAGGTCATCACCGAGCACGAAGCCGACAACTTCCTGTTCGATTCGACTTATCTCGGTATCGAGCGCACCGAAGATCTCGTCATCATCCAGATTACCTGGAACGAGGGCCGCACCGTCGAGCAGAAGAAGGCGCTTTACAAGGCCATCGCTGCCGGGCTGGCGTCGATGCCCGGCGTCAGGCCGCAGGACGTCTTCGTCAATCTCGTCGAGGTCAAGAAGGAGAACTGGTCCTTCGGCAACGGTGTCGCGCAATATGCGGCATGA
- a CDS encoding MarR family winged helix-turn-helix transcriptional regulator, with the protein MTGRKAEADGGSRCSCTALRKATRRVSQLYDAALAPTGLKTTQRAILAQISRSEASTVGALAEALVMDPGALAHTLKPLERDGLISIEVDPNDRRSRLIALKRKGRGKLAETDDCWARAQASFESALGRVESTALREALSFLISDDFVDSFEKGLSASSD; encoded by the coding sequence ATGACTGGACGCAAAGCGGAAGCAGACGGGGGCAGCCGTTGCAGCTGTACGGCGTTGCGCAAGGCGACCCGCCGCGTCTCGCAGCTTTACGATGCTGCACTTGCGCCGACCGGCCTCAAGACCACGCAGCGCGCCATTCTGGCTCAGATCAGCCGTTCCGAGGCGAGCACGGTCGGAGCGCTCGCCGAAGCGCTGGTGATGGATCCGGGCGCGCTTGCCCATACGCTCAAGCCGCTGGAACGCGATGGCCTGATCTCGATCGAGGTCGATCCGAACGACCGCCGCAGCCGGCTGATCGCTCTCAAACGCAAGGGCCGCGGCAAGCTTGCCGAGACCGACGACTGCTGGGCGCGCGCTCAGGCGAGCTTTGAAAGCGCGCTCGGGCGTGTCGAGTCCACCGCCCTACGCGAGGCGCTGAGCTTCCTGATCTCGGATGATTTCGTCGACAGCTTTGAAAAGGGCCTTTCGGCATCCTCTGACTGA
- a CDS encoding cysteine hydrolase family protein, with translation MTSIYDPRITALLCIDFYNDFLSEGGKLWPWVKDIAQEINLLDNLRSIVRTAREAGITVYHVPHHRSEPGDYADWKYPSPYQLGATEGQIFAKGTWGGTFHDDFQVQPGDIVATEHWASSGFPNTDLEHKLKRYGKEKIICVGLLANTCLEATARIGMELGFHVTLVRDGTAARSREALHAALDIDGPTYAHEILTTSELISAIKNATSTDKSAA, from the coding sequence ATGACGTCAATCTACGATCCCAGGATCACCGCGCTGCTGTGCATCGATTTCTACAACGACTTCCTGAGCGAGGGCGGCAAGCTGTGGCCCTGGGTCAAGGACATTGCCCAGGAGATCAACCTGCTCGACAATCTTCGCAGTATCGTGCGGACCGCGCGCGAGGCGGGCATCACGGTGTACCATGTCCCGCATCACCGGTCGGAGCCCGGCGACTACGCGGACTGGAAATATCCGTCCCCCTATCAGCTTGGCGCGACCGAAGGGCAGATCTTTGCGAAAGGCACATGGGGCGGGACTTTCCACGACGACTTCCAGGTGCAGCCGGGCGACATCGTCGCAACCGAGCACTGGGCATCGAGTGGCTTCCCGAACACCGACCTCGAGCACAAGCTCAAGCGCTACGGCAAGGAGAAGATCATTTGCGTCGGCCTGTTGGCGAACACCTGCCTTGAAGCCACCGCGCGGATCGGAATGGAGCTTGGCTTTCACGTCACGCTCGTCCGCGACGGAACAGCGGCGCGCAGCCGCGAGGCGTTGCACGCCGCGCTCGATATCGACGGACCGACCTATGCTCACGAGATCCTGACGACGTCCGAGCTGATCTCAGCGATTAAAAACGCGACGTCCACCGACAAATCAGCAGCCTGA
- a CDS encoding ABC transporter substrate-binding protein — protein MRHLAGPLLIAVAASLSAGGANAQSTVYIPDVIELSGPGAVSGTNWRDGVALAVDEINAAGGILGRKIQTEHLDTQSNPGISRAQVQKVLDKDPYVVLGPIYSGSVKVNMALTQQAEIPQIVGAEAADITTQGNPWIFRTAFGQQFSMPKIANYLHDKLKVKNVAVVWVNNDFGKGGHDNFVREMKTRNIDVAADISTEQGQVDFGSDVIRLKSAKADAVFVYTNEEESARFLIEAKRQGLSTPLFGETTLLSQKVVELAGPAANGVRGHVGLSADAPIPAIEEFTRKFSERFKYRPDHNGIKGYTAVYLVKYVTEKIGKFDSKAFGAAMKGLTLTPDKAPGMLMEASWDQNGDIDRASFLAEIVDGKQKIVETLPKLKAE, from the coding sequence ATGAGGCATCTTGCAGGGCCGCTTCTCATCGCCGTCGCGGCATCGCTCTCGGCGGGCGGGGCCAACGCGCAATCCACCGTCTACATCCCCGATGTCATCGAGCTCTCCGGGCCCGGCGCGGTCTCCGGCACCAATTGGCGCGACGGCGTCGCGCTCGCGGTCGACGAGATCAACGCCGCTGGCGGCATTTTGGGCCGAAAGATCCAGACCGAGCATCTGGACACCCAGAGCAATCCCGGCATCTCGCGCGCGCAAGTGCAGAAGGTGTTGGACAAGGATCCCTATGTCGTGCTCGGGCCGATCTATTCCGGCTCGGTCAAGGTCAACATGGCACTGACGCAACAGGCCGAGATCCCGCAGATCGTCGGCGCCGAGGCCGCCGACATCACCACGCAGGGCAATCCCTGGATCTTCCGCACCGCCTTCGGCCAGCAATTCTCGATGCCGAAGATCGCCAACTATCTGCACGACAAGCTCAAGGTGAAGAATGTTGCGGTGGTCTGGGTCAACAACGATTTCGGCAAGGGCGGCCACGACAATTTCGTGAGGGAAATGAAGACGCGCAACATCGATGTTGCGGCCGATATTTCCACCGAGCAAGGCCAGGTCGATTTCGGCTCCGACGTCATCAGGCTGAAGAGCGCCAAGGCCGATGCCGTCTTCGTCTACACCAACGAGGAAGAGAGCGCCCGCTTCCTGATCGAGGCGAAGCGGCAGGGTCTGTCGACGCCGCTGTTCGGCGAGACCACGCTGCTCAGTCAGAAGGTGGTCGAGCTCGCCGGCCCCGCGGCCAACGGCGTGCGCGGCCATGTCGGCTTAAGCGCCGATGCACCGATTCCCGCCATTGAAGAGTTCACCAGGAAATTCAGCGAGCGCTTCAAGTACCGGCCCGACCACAACGGCATCAAGGGCTACACCGCGGTCTACCTCGTCAAATACGTCACCGAAAAGATCGGCAAGTTCGACAGCAAGGCCTTTGGCGCGGCGATGAAGGGCCTGACCCTGACGCCCGACAAGGCGCCGGGCATGCTGATGGAGGCGAGCTGGGACCAGAACGGCGACATCGACCGCGCGAGCTTCCTCGCCGAGATTGTCGACGGCAAGCAGAAGATCGTCGAGACGCTGCCGAAGCTGAAGGCCGAGTGA
- a CDS encoding amidohydrolase family protein, with the protein MTLPTCPKIDCHIHAIDPVRFPYGADTPYRPSGQEIAPAAQLIRVFDAFDVRHALAVATNTGYGSDSRILLDTLKQGGGRFRGVAVVENYVDIRELERLKAAGVIGVAFNVPFHGADYYLKAAPLLEKLVDLDLFLQIQVENDQLIPLLPLLEKSSVRLVFDHCGRPSVAQGLNGKAFQALLAIGRERAAHIKLSGYYKFSQQPHPYEDAWPFIAALVDAFTLDRCVWGSDYPFLRATGRLDYGPLLAVLTKLFPDPGDQQRLLWRTPARLLGFDGAADQTR; encoded by the coding sequence ATGACCTTGCCGACGTGCCCCAAGATCGACTGCCACATCCATGCGATCGATCCCGTCCGCTTTCCCTATGGCGCTGACACGCCGTACCGGCCGAGCGGGCAGGAGATCGCGCCTGCCGCTCAGCTCATCCGCGTGTTCGACGCCTTTGACGTCCGCCATGCGCTGGCGGTCGCGACCAACACCGGCTATGGCAGCGACAGCCGCATCCTGCTCGACACGTTGAAGCAGGGCGGTGGCCGCTTCAGGGGCGTTGCCGTCGTCGAGAACTATGTCGACATCAGGGAGCTCGAACGGCTTAAGGCCGCCGGCGTGATCGGGGTCGCCTTCAATGTGCCGTTCCACGGCGCCGATTATTATCTCAAGGCGGCACCGCTGCTGGAGAAGCTGGTCGATCTCGACCTGTTTCTCCAGATCCAGGTCGAGAATGATCAGCTGATCCCGCTTTTGCCGCTGCTCGAGAAGTCATCCGTGCGCCTGGTGTTCGATCATTGTGGGCGTCCCTCGGTCGCGCAGGGCCTGAACGGAAAGGCGTTCCAGGCGCTGCTGGCGATCGGCCGCGAGCGCGCCGCGCACATAAAACTTTCCGGCTATTACAAATTCTCGCAGCAGCCGCATCCTTACGAGGACGCCTGGCCGTTCATCGCCGCGCTGGTCGACGCCTTCACGCTCGATCGCTGTGTCTGGGGCTCCGACTATCCGTTCCTGCGCGCGACTGGGCGGCTCGACTACGGCCCGCTGCTCGCGGTGTTGACCAAACTGTTTCCGGACCCCGGCGACCAGCAGCGGCTCTTATGGCGAACGCCGGCAAGGCTGCTCGGCTTCGACGGTGCGGCGGATCAAACGAGATAA
- a CDS encoding shikimate dehydrogenase → MSQADGFGLAGIIGMPVAHSRSPVIHNYWLKAHGIRGSYVPLAVKPERLEDALRGLIALGFRGCNVTMPHKQTAMPKLDRVNETATRIGAVNTIVIEADGTLSGFNNDGNGFVQSLRDAKADWRGDAGPILLLGAGGASRAVVVALLENGAREIRIANRTADKAQAIAREFGSAVSTIAWDDRAAALGDVALLINCTDRGMVGKDALEIDLSRLKPTTLTADLIYTPLETPFLAAARARGCVTVNGLGLLLNQARLAFKAWFGVMPDVTPELIKAIEATF, encoded by the coding sequence ATGTCGCAGGCAGATGGATTTGGGCTGGCGGGGATCATTGGAATGCCGGTCGCGCATTCGCGCTCGCCCGTCATTCACAATTACTGGCTGAAGGCTCACGGCATCCGCGGCTCCTATGTTCCGCTCGCGGTCAAGCCGGAGCGGCTGGAGGATGCGCTTCGCGGGCTGATCGCGCTCGGCTTCCGCGGCTGCAACGTCACCATGCCGCACAAGCAGACGGCGATGCCGAAGCTCGACCGCGTCAACGAGACCGCCACGCGCATCGGCGCGGTCAACACGATCGTCATCGAGGCCGACGGCACGCTCTCCGGTTTCAACAATGACGGCAATGGCTTTGTGCAGAGCCTGCGCGACGCCAAGGCCGACTGGCGCGGCGATGCGGGGCCGATCCTGCTGCTGGGCGCGGGCGGCGCCTCCCGCGCCGTGGTGGTGGCACTACTCGAGAACGGCGCACGCGAGATCCGTATCGCCAATCGCACGGCCGACAAGGCGCAGGCGATCGCCAGGGAGTTCGGCTCCGCTGTCAGCACCATCGCGTGGGACGATCGCGCCGCGGCACTTGGCGATGTGGCGCTGCTCATCAACTGCACCGACCGCGGCATGGTCGGCAAGGATGCACTTGAGATCGACCTGTCGCGACTGAAGCCCACGACACTCACCGCCGATCTCATCTATACCCCGCTGGAGACGCCATTCCTGGCCGCGGCCCGTGCACGCGGCTGTGTCACCGTGAACGGGCTCGGCCTGTTGCTCAACCAGGCCCGGCTCGCCTTCAAGGCCTGGTTCGGCGTCATGCCGGATGTAACGCCGGAGCTGATCAAGGCCATCGAGGCCACGTTCTGA
- a CDS encoding caspase family protein — protein sequence MKFLCLFLFSALALAVQPAGAFADERMALVMGNAAYQRAPRLSNSANDANLLAETFKKAGFTVVDARNDLSAQDMRRALRDFGAKARNADIAVIYYAGHGIEIDGNNYLVPIDAQLENDTDVYDETIGLDRVLVAIEPAKRLRLVILDACRDNPFSKNMKRTMASRAVVRGLAKVEPSSPNTLVAFAAKAGFTALDGDGKNSPFATALAHHLATPGLDLRKAFGYVRDEVLQATTNRQEPFIYGSLGGDDVMLAPAAAPAPAPVATADTSASRDYEFAERVGTVEAWESYIAAHPTGFYADLAKAQRNKLAAAVEPKKPPAQAATAPPLAPEVAKPVAAPKLAAVPATVTPFALTGSPTSETKSIAAVPASTCTTRTARRGNDAVGGPFIPVSIKPNVEGASVRTIAVAPNGREIATAGDDGVIRLWDASSFRQTRVLRGHSGPIYALDYWTDSTLLASAGWDGKVKVWDLRSDGQSLTFDAGAKQFTVAFAPESSLKYLASAGEDGVVRIWNIQSRELAKSKLDHQSADPARAAVRSLSYAPSGSGEFVSAGFDGKIRFHRTSGAIDAKDAYGRKALRVAYSPDGSRVVSAGSDAELGSARIFDVKSGASRPLIGHKDYVVSASWSADSRRIATGGGGHDKSVNLWDADSGRMLASFAGHQEDVEAVAFFPGGTRLISASEDKTIRVWDIAERRLLLTAIGFGDDGYVSFTPEGCYAGSNGVESRLSVFNGSRYELMSLDARKAMQEPAGFTSLLAR from the coding sequence ATGAAATTCTTGTGTCTGTTTCTTTTCAGCGCCCTGGCGCTTGCTGTCCAGCCTGCAGGGGCATTTGCCGACGAGCGCATGGCGCTGGTGATGGGCAATGCGGCCTATCAGCGCGCGCCGCGCCTCTCCAACTCCGCCAACGATGCCAACCTTCTCGCCGAGACGTTCAAGAAGGCCGGCTTTACCGTCGTCGATGCGCGCAACGACCTCTCGGCCCAGGACATGCGGCGGGCGCTGCGCGATTTCGGCGCCAAGGCACGCAATGCCGACATCGCCGTGATCTACTATGCCGGCCACGGCATCGAGATCGACGGCAACAATTATCTCGTGCCCATCGATGCCCAGCTCGAGAACGACACCGACGTCTATGACGAGACCATCGGGCTCGACCGCGTGCTGGTCGCGATCGAGCCGGCCAAGCGACTGCGTCTTGTCATCCTCGATGCCTGCCGCGACAATCCATTTTCGAAGAACATGAAGCGCACCATGGCGTCGCGTGCGGTCGTGCGCGGCCTCGCCAAGGTCGAGCCGTCGAGCCCGAACACGCTGGTGGCGTTCGCCGCCAAGGCCGGCTTCACCGCGCTCGATGGCGATGGCAAGAACAGCCCCTTCGCCACCGCACTCGCGCACCATCTGGCAACACCGGGGCTCGATCTGCGCAAGGCGTTCGGCTATGTCCGCGACGAGGTGCTCCAGGCCACGACCAATCGGCAGGAGCCCTTCATCTACGGCTCGCTCGGCGGCGATGATGTGATGCTGGCGCCGGCGGCAGCCCCTGCTCCGGCGCCCGTTGCAACCGCCGATACGAGCGCCTCGCGGGACTACGAGTTCGCCGAGCGCGTCGGCACGGTGGAAGCCTGGGAATCCTACATCGCGGCGCATCCAACCGGTTTTTACGCCGATCTCGCGAAGGCTCAGCGCAACAAGCTCGCAGCGGCGGTCGAGCCGAAGAAGCCACCGGCGCAGGCCGCAACCGCTCCGCCGCTCGCGCCCGAAGTCGCAAAACCGGTCGCCGCGCCGAAACTCGCAGCAGTTCCCGCCACCGTCACGCCATTCGCGCTCACCGGCTCCCCGACCAGCGAGACGAAGAGCATCGCTGCCGTGCCGGCGTCGACCTGCACCACGCGGACCGCGCGCCGCGGCAACGATGCCGTCGGCGGCCCCTTCATTCCGGTCTCGATCAAGCCCAATGTCGAGGGTGCGAGCGTCCGCACGATTGCCGTCGCTCCCAACGGCCGGGAGATCGCCACTGCGGGCGACGACGGCGTGATCCGACTCTGGGACGCATCCTCGTTCCGGCAGACGCGCGTGCTGCGGGGCCACTCGGGGCCGATCTACGCGCTCGACTACTGGACCGACAGCACGCTGCTCGCCTCCGCGGGATGGGACGGCAAGGTCAAGGTCTGGGATCTCCGGAGCGACGGCCAGAGCCTGACCTTCGATGCCGGCGCAAAACAGTTCACGGTCGCCTTCGCGCCGGAGTCGTCGCTGAAATACCTGGCCTCGGCCGGCGAGGATGGCGTGGTGCGGATCTGGAATATCCAGAGCCGCGAGCTCGCCAAGAGCAAGCTCGATCATCAGAGCGCCGATCCCGCGCGCGCGGCCGTGCGTTCGCTGAGCTACGCGCCCTCCGGCTCCGGCGAATTCGTCTCTGCCGGGTTCGACGGCAAGATCCGGTTCCATCGCACCAGCGGCGCGATCGACGCCAAGGACGCCTACGGCCGCAAGGCACTGCGTGTCGCGTATTCTCCCGACGGGTCGCGCGTGGTCAGCGCTGGTTCCGACGCCGAGCTCGGCTCCGCGAGGATATTCGACGTCAAGAGCGGCGCGTCCCGCCCTCTGATCGGGCACAAGGACTATGTCGTGTCCGCGAGCTGGTCCGCCGACAGCCGGCGGATCGCGACGGGCGGCGGCGGACACGACAAATCGGTGAATCTGTGGGACGCCGACAGCGGCCGGATGCTGGCAAGCTTTGCGGGCCATCAGGAGGATGTCGAGGCGGTCGCGTTCTTCCCGGGCGGAACGCGGCTGATCTCCGCCAGTGAAGACAAGACCATCAGGGTGTGGGACATCGCGGAGCGGCGGCTGCTGCTGACCGCGATCGGCTTCGGAGACGACGGCTATGTCAGCTTCACACCCGAAGGCTGCTATGCCGGTTCGAATGGCGTTGAGAGCCGGCTCAGCGTCTTCAACGGCAGCCGCTATGAGCTGATGTCGCTGGACGCCCGCAAGGCGATGCAGGAGCCGGCGGGCTTTACATCGCTGCTGGCGCGCTAA
- a CDS encoding class I SAM-dependent methyltransferase: MSATDKVFAGSIPGIYDEYLVPLIFADYAGDIAKRVAALSPSVLLETAAGTGAVTRAIAAALPGHVRYVVTDLNEPMLAIAAQRQGKDDRISWHQADAAALPFGDASFDVVCCQFGAMFFPDRVKGYAEAKRVLRPNGAFVFNVWDRIEDNVFANEATDVLGQMFPDDPPRFMARTPHGYHDKAVIKADLERAGFSDIAIETRPAISRAPTAEQVAFAYCQGTPLRSEIEARDASKLQAATDAVAEAIRIKHGSGPVEAKIQALVITARP; the protein is encoded by the coding sequence ATGTCCGCCACCGACAAGGTCTTCGCCGGCTCGATTCCAGGGATCTACGACGAATATCTGGTCCCGCTGATCTTCGCCGATTATGCCGGCGACATCGCCAAACGCGTCGCGGCGCTCTCGCCCTCGGTGCTGCTTGAAACGGCGGCAGGCACCGGTGCGGTGACGCGCGCGATCGCGGCCGCGCTGCCGGGTCATGTTCGCTACGTCGTGACCGACCTCAACGAGCCGATGCTCGCGATCGCGGCGCAGCGCCAGGGCAAGGACGACCGCATCTCGTGGCACCAGGCGGACGCCGCGGCCCTGCCCTTCGGGGACGCCAGCTTCGACGTGGTGTGCTGCCAGTTCGGCGCGATGTTCTTTCCGGATCGCGTCAAGGGCTACGCGGAGGCGAAGCGGGTGTTGCGGCCGAATGGCGCCTTCGTCTTCAATGTCTGGGACCGCATCGAGGACAATGTGTTCGCGAACGAAGCAACCGATGTGCTCGGACAAATGTTTCCCGACGATCCGCCGCGCTTCATGGCACGGACACCGCACGGCTATCACGACAAGGCCGTCATCAAGGCCGATCTGGAACGCGCGGGGTTCAGCGACATCGCGATCGAAACGCGACCCGCGATCAGCCGCGCGCCGACGGCCGAGCAAGTCGCGTTCGCATATTGCCAGGGAACGCCGCTGCGCAGCGAGATCGAGGCCAGGGATGCGAGCAAGCTTCAGGCCGCGACCGATGCCGTCGCCGAGGCGATCCGGATCAAGCATGGATCCGGACCGGTCGAGGCGAAGATTCAAGCGCTGGTGATCACGGCCCGGCCGTGA
- a CDS encoding L,D-transpeptidase, whose protein sequence is MKDQLTTAQSNGAMRRWGPPGIVMTFAAAAALAALTTGAMAAKQPRQTVEAVAPREAGEPMMAVVSIKSQQVTFYDAEGWILRAPVSTGTTGRETPAGVFAVIEKDKDHHSSMYDDAWMPNMQRITWNGIALHGGPLPGYAASHGCVRMPFGFAENLFDKTNIGMRVIISPNDAAPIDFSHPSLFVPSKEAIAAAPSRAQKLSVEAEEATRVADEAKKAAAAAAKEAQSLPATLRKLEQQKARADAENAYADKLVANAKTDQAKAKADELKQKAATKAADAATQLDAAKTAAQPKRDAVAATKDAAKAAATKKADAVKAATDAKLALEPVSVYISRATQKLYVRRNTHKPAPDGGGEVFDTSIEVPVTIRNPDQPLGTHIFTAMAKTDTGLRWSVVSIDEGDTAKNALDRITFPQEVLDRIAPTALPRSSIIISDEPLSAETNYRTEFVAVLNNQPQGGFITRRPTAPPMAVASDDGWDNGGNGFGGNGFFFFGQRDPNPQPVQRRQRGGQYQYYQPAQPMQRSFW, encoded by the coding sequence ATGAAAGACCAACTGACGACGGCGCAATCCAATGGAGCGATGCGGCGTTGGGGGCCTCCCGGAATTGTGATGACGTTCGCGGCCGCAGCCGCGCTGGCGGCACTGACCACGGGCGCCATGGCGGCCAAGCAGCCGCGCCAGACCGTCGAGGCGGTCGCGCCGCGCGAAGCCGGCGAGCCGATGATGGCGGTGGTGTCGATCAAGAGCCAGCAGGTCACTTTCTACGATGCCGAGGGCTGGATCCTGCGCGCGCCGGTCTCGACCGGCACGACGGGGCGCGAGACGCCGGCCGGCGTCTTCGCCGTGATCGAGAAGGACAAGGATCACCACTCGTCCATGTATGATGATGCCTGGATGCCGAACATGCAGCGCATCACCTGGAACGGTATCGCGCTGCATGGCGGGCCGCTGCCGGGCTATGCCGCCTCGCATGGCTGCGTCCGGATGCCGTTCGGCTTTGCCGAGAATTTGTTCGACAAGACCAATATCGGCATGCGGGTGATCATCTCGCCGAACGACGCGGCGCCGATCGACTTCTCGCACCCTTCGCTGTTCGTGCCGAGCAAGGAGGCCATCGCGGCAGCGCCCTCGCGCGCCCAAAAGCTCTCCGTCGAGGCCGAAGAGGCCACGCGGGTCGCCGACGAAGCCAAGAAGGCTGCAGCAGCGGCGGCGAAAGAGGCGCAATCGCTTCCGGCGACGCTGCGCAAGCTCGAGCAGCAGAAGGCCCGCGCCGACGCCGAGAACGCCTATGCCGATAAATTGGTTGCGAATGCCAAGACCGATCAGGCCAAGGCCAAGGCCGACGAGCTGAAGCAGAAGGCCGCGACCAAGGCTGCGGATGCTGCGACCCAGCTCGACGCCGCCAAGACCGCCGCGCAGCCGAAGCGCGATGCGGTGGCGGCCACCAAGGACGCCGCCAAGGCGGCTGCGACCAAAAAGGCCGATGCCGTGAAGGCTGCAACCGACGCCAAGCTCGCGCTCGAGCCGGTCTCTGTCTACATCAGTCGCGCAACGCAAAAGCTCTACGTCCGGCGCAACACGCACAAGCCGGCACCGGATGGCGGCGGCGAGGTGTTCGACACCAGCATCGAAGTGCCCGTCACCATCCGCAATCCCGACCAGCCGCTCGGCACGCACATCTTCACGGCGATGGCGAAGACCGACACGGGCCTGCGCTGGAGCGTGGTCTCCATCGACGAGGGCGACACCGCCAAGAACGCGCTCGACCGCATCACCTTCCCGCAGGAGGTGCTCGATCGCATCGCGCCGACGGCGTTGCCGCGGTCGTCGATCATCATCTCGGACGAGCCGCTGAGTGCCGAGACCAACTACCGCACCGAGTTCGTCGCGGTCTTGAACAATCAGCCCCAGGGCGGCTTCATTACACGCAGGCCGACCGCGCCTCCCATGGCCGTTGCCAGCGATGACGGCTGGGATAATGGCGGCAACGGTTTTGGCGGCAACGGTTTCTTCTTCTTTGGGCAGCGCGATCCCAATCCGCAACCGGTGCAGCGCCGTCAGCGCGGCGGCCAGTACCAGTACTACCAGCCGGCGCAGCCGATGCAGCGGAGCTTCTGGTAA